TATTCTTTCTACTCTGGCGTCTTATTTTATTGGAAATGCGGTTCTTCAGTTTACACTTATTGTTTCTATTATGCTCTTTTCCATGGGATTGGGGAGTAGGATTAGTAAGTGGTTTACAAAAGAGGTGATTTTTTATTTTATCATCACAGAATTGGTTTTGTCTGTTTTGGTTTCCTTTTCTGCACTCATCGTTTACACCACATACAGTTACGGAGATGTTTATTGGATTCTCATCTATTTGCTCTCCATTTTTGTTGGAGTTTTGATAGGTCTTGAAATCCCTTTTGCCACAAGAATCAATGATTCTTATGAAAGTTTAAGATTAAACATTTCTAGTATTCTAGAAAAAGACTATTTTGGAAGCCTTATCGGAGGTTTGTTTTTTGCCTTTGTAGGCTTACCCTATTTTGGTCTTACCTACACGCCTTTTATCCTTGGTTTATTGAATTTATTGATTTCTTTTTATCTATTTCGGGTATTAGATGAATATATCTCCAAGAGGAAAAAACGCTGGCTTTGGGTGCTTTACCTTATTATTTTTTCTGTTCAAATGATTGGTTTTGTCTTGGCAGAACCTATCGTAAAATATGGAGAACAAAAGAAATATAAGGACAAAATAGTTTTTAGTAAACAAACGAAATATCAAAAAATCATTCTAACCGAGTGGCAAAATTGGCACTCATTGTATATCAACGGAAATCAGCAACTCTCTACTTTTGATGAATTTCTTTATCATGAACCCATGGCACATATACCGTTACTGCTTCAAGGTCATCCAAAAAATATTCTAATTTTGGGTGGAGGAGATGGATGCTTATTGCGTGAAATATGGAAATATTCAAATATAGAATCAGTGGACTTAGTAGATTTAGATCCTGAAATGGTTCGATTAGGTAAAGAACATCCCGTTTTTATTGAGTGGAATAAAAATTCCATGAACGATTCACGATTAAAAACTTATGCCGAAGATGGATTCCAGTTTGTAGAAAAATCTAAGAAAAGTTATGATATCGTGATGATTGATTTGCCTGACCCAAATAGTGTAGATATTAATAAGTTATACACAAAAGAATTTTACCGTTTACTAAAATCAAAAGTACAAGCCAATGGTTTTATTATCACTCAGGCAGGCTCGCCCTATTATGCTACCAAGGCTTTTTATTGTATCCAAAAAACCATGAAAGCAGCCGGATGGAATACATTGCCCATGCACAATCAGGTCCTGACTCTAGGAGAGTGGGGATGGATTGTGGGAAGTCATTTTCCACTTGAAAAAAAGCAGGTTGTAAATCTAGAACCTTCAGAAAATTTAAAGTGGCTCAATAAAGAATCGCTTACTCAGTTAGTTTCTTTCGGTAAACCTTTAGTAGATACTTCTGGTATTGAGGTGAATACCATTTTTAAACCTACTCTTTATCAGTATTATAAAAAAGGTAATTGGAATTTGTATTAAATAAGATTTCTTTCCTTTTTAATTTGTTTTACCATTTCAATAACCTGAGGTTGATAGTTTATGGCATTCTCTAAAACTTTATCTAGCTTTTCATCTGTGTACTCAGAATAGGTCTTTTTCAATAGTTTTATGTCCAAAGGGGTGTTTTGAAGGGCTTTTTCTAAGAAAATTGTTTTGTTTATTGTTTGAATAGGTTTATCAAAATAAAAGTAATTAACATTTAATAGTTCTAACAAACTTGAGAGTTCTCTATGGCTGAATGTTAAACTTGTTAAGAAATGTTGCTCTTTATTTTTTAAGGTAATTACTACGTTTGAGCAAGAAGACCAAGGTAACCTGTGATTGGTGGAATAAACGAAAACACATTGTTCAATATTTTTAGTTTCAATGATTTTTTCTTTTTTAGAATAATAGAGAACTAGAGTTTTGTCTGTAAAAGAGTATTTTGATTTCAATAATTTTGGTTTAGAAAAATATTGAAACAGGATTACAAAAAAAGGTATCAAGAGGATTATTGTTCCTAAAGTTCCATAAATGAGTATTCGAATAATTGCACTACTGTTCTCAAAATTTCCTTGAGAAAATAATACGATTCCCAACGGAAAAAGAAGAATTACAAGATAGATTAAATACTTTTTGAGACTATAATTTCCAAGCTCAATCTCGTCTTGTAAAATAGGTTGATCTTCCAGTTTGATCGTCGCTTTTAGGTTTCCCTTGAAAAAATCGACTATATAATCATGAGGAGAAAATCCCTTGTTTAGAGTAACGTCATTGGTGATGATAGCCGTACCAATTTTATCTTTTTTTTGATATATTATTTCAAAACATCCTTCTTTTATACCATAGATGAATAAGGATTCAATGTCTTTCTCTTTTGATATTATGAATGTTGGAATTGAGGATGTTAATTTTTTTAAGCTCCTTTGATTCATAATTTCATATTGCTGCCCCCAGTTAAATTCATTAAAAATATTTATGATTTTTTCAAGACTAACAATTCCATAATCTTCAAAATCTAATTTATTTCTATCGGCATATTGAATTTGTACATTGCCCTTCATATTTGTCTATCAAATTAACTTTAGAGATGTTGATTTTCAATAATTTTAATCAAAGTGACGTTTTGATTTTTTGACAAAATCTCAAATGAATGAACCTTACTGTTAAATTGGATGGTATTCTTTGAGTAATTGATAGTTAAAATTTTTTCTGACTGAGAAGCATTGGATAGTAGGAGTAATCTGTTGCCATTAAATTGTATGGATTGTTTTAATTTTTTAATAATTTCAGAATCCTGAGAATACTGGTTGATAAAGCTAATATTCTTATGGTGAACTCCAGAATTTAATCCAATATAATAAGTATTATCCCATCCCCAATCATCGATGTAAAGTGAGGTGGAATTTCCTTTGTATTTGGTGATTTTCTTTGCAATTTCCTTTGCATTTTGGTTTTCTAATCGGGGTATTGGTTTTACATTAGAAATATTATAGAAAAAGGATAAGCCTACAGAAAGTGATATAAATAAAACAGACAGTTTTCTTGTTTTAATAGTGTTCTCCCTAAAGAAGTTGGCTGCAAAAGGCAAACTAAAGATAAGTATTGAGCCAACAAAGCGAGCATGCAATAATAGAGTTCCTTTTAATGAATTAATAATGATAAATACGAAAACAATAATGAGTGTTATGAACCAAATATTGGAATAAAATTTAGCATTATTGAATTTTTTAAATTGAAAATGATCTTTTAGTAAAATAAAGGCAAGTGGAGGTCCAACAGAGATAACCCAAATAAAAGGAAAATACCATATACGTCTCAAATAAGATTCAAAATTGAGATTCGCGTTATTATCCATAACATCCATAGTCCACTTGAAGTTACCTTCTATTCCAGAGAATGGATTTCCTGTGTTTAAATAACTTTGCATCATCCAAATAAATGGAAATATTAAGGCGAACACACTAAAAATGAAAGCGTTTTTAAAATCATATTTTACCAAAACAAAAACTCCCCAAATAGCCATAATCATCCAAGCCTCATAGCGAATTCCAGAAGCAATTGTGATGGCTATTCCAGATAAAATGAGGAATAATGTTTTTCTTTCCTTTATCCATTTAGATAACCAATTCATAGCTAAGACTAAAAAAAATAAATAGGGTGTTTCTGATAATCCAAAGAAGCTGTTGCGAAATAAAATAGGTGAAAGTGCTAGGAAAATTGTTGTAATTAACGCTCCATTATTATTAAATTCTCTTTTTGTAAAATAATAAAATGGAATTAAGGAAAATGTACTTAATATGATATTAAGGATTTTGGGTGTGTAAACTGGGTTTTTCCATATCGCTAATGCTAATCCGTTTAAATAAAAATGTAAAGGACCCCAAACACTTTCAGAGATCCATGTTGGATTTTCTATCCAATCTAATGATAGAAAAATCCGAGTAACGGCATCAGCATCCACAGTTTGTGAAAAGGGCATGATGAGCAGTTTTAATAACAAAATCAATAAAACTAACCCAACTATGTTGAATTTATTAGTGTTTGTCTCCATTTCTTTACTTCAATATTTTTTTATTCTAAAGATACAGCATGAGTACTTTGTTTAAATACATTTCTAAATTTATCATAAATAATTTAGTCTACAAGTCCAATAAAAGCTACTTTTCTATTTGACAATAAGAGATCCAAGAAAATTACAGCTCATTCTTTTTTAGGATTTTTACAATTCTGTTTATGGTAATTTCAGATAAATTCCATTCATAACCCGTAAAATCTGTGGTGTTGATGAATTGAACAACAACAGCATCTATCTCTTTGTGATATTCTGCTAAACTTTGATAACCAACAACTAAACCTCCATGGTTGTAAACGTAGGGATAGATTTCCTGTTCTCCATTGTGAAATACAGAACCATCATTTAAGGCACGTAAAAATACAGCAACATCTTTTGCTGTGGCAAGCATTCCATATTCACGAGCTTTAAAATCTTCTTCAAAACCCACGTAGTATCCACTCATAACATTTTCTAAATCAACTTCAGTGATCGAAAAAAAAGTGTTCTTTAGTTTTAGAGGAACCAATATTTTTTCTTTGATATAAAGATGGTGGTTATATCCTAAAGTAAGATCCATAATCCTGCGAAGCAATAAATAATTTGTGTTTGAATACTCATATCCTCGGTTAGGTTTAAAGCTGGCAGGTAGATCGAGTGCAAAATCCAAGGGTTTTTTTCCGTTCTCCTGTTCGTTTTCCCAATATGCAGGATTATCTGTGAAATTTGGAATACCAGATCGGTGCTGAATCATCATTCTCAAGGTAATTTCTTCAGCATTTTCAATCCTATCTCTAAGTTCTGGAAGATAATCGGTAAGAGTTTTATCAAAAGATAAGCGTTTTTCATTGACCAATTTAGTAGCCGCTACGGCAGTATATAATTTACTAATACTGGCAATTTTGAACAAGGCATTTGGATCGGTAGGTATTTTTTTTTGTCTATCCTTCCATCCACCAGTGAAAAATGCTGGTGGTTTCCCTGCTTGATCTACGTAAACGATCATTCCATCAAATCCATGTCCAATGGCTTCTTCTACTTGTTCTTGAATCGAATTTGGTAGTGGTAAAATCCATGCTTTCACCAAAATCCATGGCACAAAAAACAAGGAGACCAGCGTACCCGTAAGTAGTAATATTCTAGCAATCAGTTTGACTTTTTTCTTTTTCATCATTTTCTTTTGATTGTAAATAAAACTCTGGTTTTGTGTGTTTTATTATTTGTGCTTTTTAGCCTTTTTCAAATTAACTACACTAGGGTTATAAAGGGGTTTTTGTGTGAAGAATATTTTTCATTCTTTAGAATATTGCCCTAAATCACTCAAAAAAATGGCGGTTAAGTCTCCATTTTATAAAGGTACTTTTTTTTTATAAAGTATCGGAAAATGAATTTTGAAAGGTTCCATTTTTTTCCTAATTCCAAAAGTTATATAAGCCCCAATATCCAAATCCTAAAACGAGAAGGAAGTATATGATATTATTTAAGACTAAAATAGTTTTAAACCAGAGTTTTGTTTTATCTGATGTTAATCTATTTCTTGTATAAGATGTAATGGGAATGAATAATAACAAAAGTAAAAAAGGTGTGTAGGAAGTAGCACTTATTAAATTTGAATGATGATGTTTAAAGGGAACATCAAAATAGAAAATGCTTTTATTTGTAATTAGAACTGCCATATATACAATGAGTAGTATGTTTAAAGTTATAAACAAAATGACAGATTTTGTAGAAAGTGAGCTGTTTCTCTTTTTTCGTATTTGTACAATAAACAAAGCAAAAGAAATAAGCGCTAATAAACCCGCAATCAATACCATAGAAATTCTAAGAGCAATTGTATTGGAAGGAGTTTTAAAGTTCACAAGTTCTTCAAATTCACGATTCTTTGGGAATATTTCAGAAAGATTGAGAACATAGTCTCCTTTTGATAATTCATTTGTTAAATTATACTGTATAGAGGTATCAAAGTTGTGATAAAAGTACACGTTCACTATTTGCTTTTTGGTATCAAAAATAGAAGTGATTAATGTTCCGTCTCCTTTTCTGTTTCTACAAACAGACATAGAGCCTGAAAGTGCAGTACAAAAATCTACGGAAGCGATTGCTTTATGAGTTTTTAAAAAATCTTCCCCGTTCCGGTATCTTTCCATTTGCCGTGCTTGCTCATTATTCGTTCTAGAGGGACAAAAATTCGCCAAAACATAATTAGAGTCTTTCCCATCTATAAGGTTATAAGGTTCAACAATTAAATAGTCGCCTAAGCTGTCAACATATATAAAAACATCATTCAAAAAGAGGCTATGGTCATATTGTTCAATATGTTTCTTAACCGCTCCTACAGTTGCACACTTATGAAGTATCTCTGATAAGTAGTCAGCTTCATTTGTTATTTTTTGTCTGTTTGCAAATGGATTTTTTTGTAGCGGGTGATATGAGGCTAATCGTGAAAATACAAGACCAACGGTGTTCATTCCTGATTGTGGAGTTGTCCTTGTAGGAGAAATTTCTCTTGATCCTGTAAAGACGGTTCCATACTCATTTTTATTTTTAGCATTCTCAAACCATATTTTGGGAGTAATCAACCAAGCATCGTGATTACAGCCAACCATTGTTTTTCCGTCAACAGTTATTTTATACATGCTACAAGCTATTATTTCACCTTGAAATATTGTCAAAGCAAAGATCGTAAGTAGAATGATATGAATTTTTTTAATTGTCATTTTTTGTAAGCAGTATTACGATTGTTTAATTGTTAGATTTTGAGTGATAGAACAAGTCTTCATTCTTTCAATTGTGAAGGACTCTTTTGCTCAAATCTATTAAGGTTTAAGTCTCCATTTTATAAAGGTACTTTTTTTTTTATAAAGTATCGGAAAATGAATTTTGCTTACTTTAAGAAGTTTGTGAATTGAAGAGGACACTATTGTCAATAGCGATAGCTATCTGTTTGATAAGTAGTGGTTATTTGTTATTAATGGGGTTGTTTTTAGATAATTCGTGTAGTTTTTCTATAAAATCATTTTGATTTGGCTGGTGATTTTTAATCTTTTTTGCCAATAAATTTCCCAATAATAATACTTGTAAGAATTACCATATAGAATTGTCCAGCTAAGCCAATTAGAACCGCGGCTTTTTGAGCAAGATCGGTATTGGGAGCAACACAAAACTTGTATTTGAACACAATCTGATTCACGGTAGATTTATCAAAAATACGTGGAATGAAGAAAGCATCTTCTTTTAAGAAAGTCAAAATTACGACACAAAAAAAGACCTTTGATTGCTCAAAAGTCTTTTGATGTTTTTTGGAAACGTATTTTGTTAATACTGATTGCTTTTAGGACAGATTACCTAGTGCAAGCTTTGTTCTTTGAGTAATTTGGAGACTTAGTTATTTAGTGTGATACTAATCAATGAAAATTTTCAATTCGCAAAGTGAATTTTTATATGAGATCTATAATTTAGCAGATAATAAACACCAGTTGATAAAATAAAACATAAAATCCAAGCAATGAATTCAGCAATTGGAAGATAGTAATCATTATGATTCCAATTCATTAAAGACCAATAATATATTGGTGTAGTCATTGTTAGAAAAAAGCCTGTTATTAATAATCTTAATGTACGAGATCAAATTATAATTTTTTTGAAAATATAAAAAATAGGAAAATAGGTTATTAAACTAAAAATTAAAGTCGTTAAGTTGTAGAAAATGGAACCTTGTATAATACTCCAAATACTCCATTCAGAAACAGTTGGATGATTTTTTAATGCTTGAATTAATACAGATTCGTTTGTTATATTATATTTCATTAGCAAGAAATAAAAAAACATAAATGACAAATCTTTAATTAGTATGTGCAATAGGAAAAATCTCATTTACATATATTTTAGTTCGTTTTTTTATTCAATTTTCTGATGATCTAAAACAAATTCATCAAAAAGTAATTGTTCA
This is a stretch of genomic DNA from Flavobacteriales bacterium. It encodes these proteins:
- a CDS encoding beta-lactamase family protein; the protein is MMKKKKVKLIARILLLTGTLVSLFFVPWILVKAWILPLPNSIQEQVEEAIGHGFDGMIVYVDQAGKPPAFFTGGWKDRQKKIPTDPNALFKIASISKLYTAVAATKLVNEKRLSFDKTLTDYLPELRDRIENAEEITLRMMIQHRSGIPNFTDNPAYWENEQENGKKPLDFALDLPASFKPNRGYEYSNTNYLLLRRIMDLTLGYNHHLYIKEKILVPLKLKNTFFSITEVDLENVMSGYYVGFEEDFKAREYGMLATAKDVAVFLRALNDGSVFHNGEQEIYPYVYNHGGLVVGYQSLAEYHKEIDAVVVQFINTTDFTGYEWNLSEITINRIVKILKKNEL
- a CDS encoding glycosyltransferase family 39 protein; this translates as MPFSQTVDADAVTRIFLSLDWIENPTWISESVWGPLHFYLNGLALAIWKNPVYTPKILNIILSTFSLIPFYYFTKREFNNNGALITTIFLALSPILFRNSFFGLSETPYLFFLVLAMNWLSKWIKERKTLFLILSGIAITIASGIRYEAWMIMAIWGVFVLVKYDFKNAFIFSVFALIFPFIWMMQSYLNTGNPFSGIEGNFKWTMDVMDNNANLNFESYLRRIWYFPFIWVISVGPPLAFILLKDHFQFKKFNNAKFYSNIWFITLIIVFVFIIINSLKGTLLLHARFVGSILIFSLPFAANFFRENTIKTRKLSVLFISLSVGLSFFYNISNVKPIPRLENQNAKEIAKKITKYKGNSTSLYIDDWGWDNTYYIGLNSGVHHKNISFINQYSQDSEIIKKLKQSIQFNGNRLLLLSNASQSEKILTINYSKNTIQFNSKVHSFEILSKNQNVTLIKIIENQHL
- a CDS encoding polyamine aminopropyltransferase, coding for MENKYSKKQKSRALKIALFATGVSGIVAEYILSTLASYFIGNAVLQFTLIVSIMLFSMGLGSRISKWFTKEVIFYFIITELVLSVLVSFSALIVYTTYSYGDVYWILIYLLSIFVGVLIGLEIPFATRINDSYESLRLNISSILEKDYFGSLIGGLFFAFVGLPYFGLTYTPFILGLLNLLISFYLFRVLDEYISKRKKRWLWVLYLIIFSVQMIGFVLAEPIVKYGEQKKYKDKIVFSKQTKYQKIILTEWQNWHSLYINGNQQLSTFDEFLYHEPMAHIPLLLQGHPKNILILGGGDGCLLREIWKYSNIESVDLVDLDPEMVRLGKEHPVFIEWNKNSMNDSRLKTYAEDGFQFVEKSKKSYDIVMIDLPDPNSVDINKLYTKEFYRLLKSKVQANGFIITQAGSPYYATKAFYCIQKTMKAAGWNTLPMHNQVLTLGEWGWIVGSHFPLEKKQVVNLEPSENLKWLNKESLTQLVSFGKPLVDTSGIEVNTIFKPTLYQYYKKGNWNLY